Part of the Catalinimonas alkaloidigena genome is shown below.
ACCGTAAATGCCGGGACCACTTTTGAGCCTATTTTTGACGAACAAAATTTGTATTCTATTGGCTGCCTCAGCATAGATCCTTCCGATTCTGATATCATCTGGGTAGGCACTGGTGAAAATGTTGGAGGCCGCCATGTGGGCTATGGAGATGGCGTTTACCGCTCTGAGGACGGAGGCCAGAGCTGGCAAAATATGGGACTGCCAAATTCTGAGCATATTTCTAAAATTATTGTTCACCCTGAGAATTCAGATATTGTCTGGGTAGCTGCCCAGGGGCCCCTTTGGAATAAGGGAGGAGATCGTGGCCTCTACAAAACTACCGATGGCGGTAAGAGTTGGAAGAGAACATTAGGTGATGATGCATGGACAGGGGTTACTGACTTGCTCATTGACCCTCGGAACCCTGACCAACTGTATGCCGCGACCTGGCAACGGCATCGTACCGTAGCCGCTTATATGGGTGGTGGTCCGGGCACCGGCATTTACCGCTCCACCGACGGAGGCGAAAGCTGGGAAGAACTGGCTAACGGTCTGCCCGAATCGGATATGGGTAAGATCGGCCTGGCAATTTCCCCACAACAACCCGATATTGTCTATGCTGCCATAGAGCTTGATCGGGGCACAGGAGGAATTTTTCGCTCTGCCGACCGAGGAAGTAGTTGGGAGAAAAGATCTGATGTGGTTTCTGGTGGCACCGGCCCACATTATTATCAGGAACTCTATGCTTCTCCTCATCAGTTTGAACGGATTTACCTGGCTGATGCTACCATGCAGGTTTCAGACGATGGAGGAAAAACTTTTACCAATCTCAACACACAATTTCGTCACGGCGATAACCATGCCCTTACTTTCAAAAAAGATGATCCTGACTACCTCTTGATTGGCACCGATGGTGGGGTTTACGAAAGCTTTGACCTGGGCAAAACCTGGCGTTATATGCAGAATTTACCCCTCACTCAGTTTTATAAAATTGCGCTGGACGATACAGAGCCTTTCTACAAGATCTATGGTGGTACCCAGGACAACGGTTCTCAGGGTGGTCCATCACGTACCGATAATGTGCAGGGCATCCAGAATGCTGATTGGAAACTGGTACTCAACTGGGATGGCCACCAACCTGCCACTGAGCCTGGCAACCCCAATATTGTATATGCCGAACGGCAGCAGGGAGCACTTTCCCGCCTGGACATGAAAACCGGTGAAGTTATTGACATTCAGCCGCAACCTAGTGCCGATGAGGACTACGAACGCTTCAACTGGGATTCTCCCATCCTGGTAAGTTCGCATGATCCGGCCAGAATTTATTTTGCCTCACAGCGAGTTTGGAGGTCCAACAATCGGGGTGACGAATGGGAAGCCATTTCAGGTGATTTGACTAAGGATCAGGAACGCATAGAATTGCCTATTATGGACAAAACCCAAAGTTGGGATGCTGCCTGGGATGTTGGGGCCATGTCTAACTACAACACCATTACTTCTTTGGCAGAATCTCCTGTGCAGGAAGGAACTGTATACGCTGGTACGGATGATGGTATTGTACAAGTGACAGAAGATGGAGGTCAGAACTGGCGTAGAATAGATGTAGGGAGCATGCCCGGTGTGCCTGCGACAGCTTTTGTCAACGATATTAAAGCAGACCTACACGATGCCAATACCGTTTATGTGGCTCTGGACAATCACAAATATGGTGACTTTTCACCTTATCTGGTTAAAAGTACAGACCGGGGAAGAAGCTGGCAGTCCATCCGGGGAGACCTGCCCGACCGCACACTGGTATGGCGACTCGTACAGGATCATGTAAAACCTGAACTCATGTTTGCTGCTACTGAGTTTGGTGTCTACTTTACCGTAGATGGCGGGGAGCGCTGGATAAAACTGGAAGGTGGCGTACCTACTATTTCATTTAGAGATCTCGCGATTCATAAAAGAGAGAATGACCTGGTGGCGGCTTCTTTTGGCAGAGGTATTTATATTCTGGATGATTATACTGCCCTGCGTGGTGTATCTGAGCAGCAACTGATGGCCGAAGCTACCCTCTTTCCTGCCCGAAAAGCTTTGTGGTATATTCCTCGCTCCGACATTGACTTTGAGGACAAAAAAGGTTCTTTGGGTGATGCTCATTTCGTAGCGCCCAACCCTGACTTCGGAGCCACTTTCACTTATTATCTCAAAGATGGGCTTAAGACACGTGAAGATGTCCGCGTAGAAAATGAAAAAACACTGAAACAGGAAGAGCAGGCGATTCCTTTTCCCGGCTGGGATGCGGTAGAAGCTGAGCGGAGAGAGCAAGCTCCTCAGATTTTACTTAGCATTCAGGACAGCAATGGTAATACCATTCGTCGTATTGAAGGGCCTGTTACCTCTGGCTTCCATAGAGTCGCCTGGGATCTTCGCTACCCTGCTCCCGAGCCTTTACAAATGAATAGTGAAGCCGGAGAGAGCCAGGGAATGATGGCTGCTCCCGGTACTTATACGGCTTCGCTTTCAAAAAAAGTAGATGGTGAAGTTACAGCACTTTCTGAACCCATCACTTTCGAAGTAGAACCTCTGTATGATGGAACGCTTGAGGGCGCTCCTGCCAGTCAGGTGGCTGAGTTCTGGAGAGCGTACGAGGATACATACCGGGCAGTGAGTGCCATAGGGATTTCGCTAGACAATGCCCTGACCAAAGCTGAGCGTTTGCAGTTAGCGCTGGAACGCTCTACTACTGCCCCCGGTGAGTTTGATGCGCAAATGTATAGTCTGCGTCAGTCGCTGATGGACCTGGATGAAGAGCTAAACGGTAATCGTGCCAAGCAGGATATTGGAGAAAAAACCAAGCCTACCATTAGCGAACGACTTTTTGCTGTAGAAAGAGGGATCAGCCATTCTACTTATGGCCCGACGCCTACCCATCAGCAAAACCTGGCTATTGTTAAAGAGCAATTGCAGAACATTCAGAATAAGCTCAAATCAGCACAGAGCCAGATAGCGCAAATATCCGCTGAACTTATGGAGAATGGAGCTCCCTGGGTAGAAGGTGAAGCCCTCCCGCCAGTAGGGCCTGAGAAAAACTGATACTAAACTTAACTCTGCTAAAGTGCAATGCTTTGGCAGAGTTTTCCTTCCCCCTACCCTCCAGTTACTGATGCTACTACAAACGTTGGTTAATTGACTGTAGCTTGTATGATTTTGTCAATCATCTCATAACTATTGTTTCTGAGCTTAGGCTGAACAGTTGATTTAGCAGCTTCGTCATTGGTCCAGGTCGCTAATACCCATTTTGCTTCCGGGCTTTCAGCTTTTTCCAGCTCTGACAGTTTTTTAGAAAGCTCATCTGTTTTTCCTAGCTTTTTCAGTGCTCCCAGCAGCAAGAGACTATTTACC
Proteins encoded:
- a CDS encoding VPS10 domain-containing protein gives rise to the protein MRTFFHYTTALLLCLLLFHPLIGQRNRANSSFETPMTASTFEGLELRNIGPAFMSGRIADLAIHPEDPSTWYIAVGSGGVWKTVNAGTTFEPIFDEQNLYSIGCLSIDPSDSDIIWVGTGENVGGRHVGYGDGVYRSEDGGQSWQNMGLPNSEHISKIIVHPENSDIVWVAAQGPLWNKGGDRGLYKTTDGGKSWKRTLGDDAWTGVTDLLIDPRNPDQLYAATWQRHRTVAAYMGGGPGTGIYRSTDGGESWEELANGLPESDMGKIGLAISPQQPDIVYAAIELDRGTGGIFRSADRGSSWEKRSDVVSGGTGPHYYQELYASPHQFERIYLADATMQVSDDGGKTFTNLNTQFRHGDNHALTFKKDDPDYLLIGTDGGVYESFDLGKTWRYMQNLPLTQFYKIALDDTEPFYKIYGGTQDNGSQGGPSRTDNVQGIQNADWKLVLNWDGHQPATEPGNPNIVYAERQQGALSRLDMKTGEVIDIQPQPSADEDYERFNWDSPILVSSHDPARIYFASQRVWRSNNRGDEWEAISGDLTKDQERIELPIMDKTQSWDAAWDVGAMSNYNTITSLAESPVQEGTVYAGTDDGIVQVTEDGGQNWRRIDVGSMPGVPATAFVNDIKADLHDANTVYVALDNHKYGDFSPYLVKSTDRGRSWQSIRGDLPDRTLVWRLVQDHVKPELMFAATEFGVYFTVDGGERWIKLEGGVPTISFRDLAIHKRENDLVAASFGRGIYILDDYTALRGVSEQQLMAEATLFPARKALWYIPRSDIDFEDKKGSLGDAHFVAPNPDFGATFTYYLKDGLKTREDVRVENEKTLKQEEQAIPFPGWDAVEAERREQAPQILLSIQDSNGNTIRRIEGPVTSGFHRVAWDLRYPAPEPLQMNSEAGESQGMMAAPGTYTASLSKKVDGEVTALSEPITFEVEPLYDGTLEGAPASQVAEFWRAYEDTYRAVSAIGISLDNALTKAERLQLALERSTTAPGEFDAQMYSLRQSLMDLDEELNGNRAKQDIGEKTKPTISERLFAVERGISHSTYGPTPTHQQNLAIVKEQLQNIQNKLKSAQSQIAQISAELMENGAPWVEGEALPPVGPEKN